The Desulfuromonas versatilis genome has a segment encoding these proteins:
- a CDS encoding OmpA family protein, with the protein MMKGCFKALLPCLVSALVLALAVPAAARAELVKKVDNFIVFIDQSGSMSQKYAKTGKKKIELALEQVKGLDKAIPELGYQGSVALSSPQQTLSPVAVFKSGALASVASAVDSDFYIFGRETSLGDDLGTLAPTLNGFSGRTALVLFTDGDNNAGTDPVAVASELYNRYGKQLCIHVVSYADEDNGKQIIEKLRAISDCTVVADGNSLAAEPAMAQFARDVFYGEGAPVIGDADGDGVLDDRDKCPDTIRGSIVDADGCAVKYTLQIEFDFDKSDIRAQYRKEIAKAAEFIKRYPQVKILVAGHTDNTGSPEYNKGLSMRRAQALKDYLVKNFGISPGLLFPRGYGETRPVASNKTKDGRQKNRRVEFICSTEIQPDK; encoded by the coding sequence ATGATGAAAGGTTGTTTCAAAGCGCTGCTGCCCTGCCTGGTCTCGGCGCTGGTTCTGGCCCTGGCGGTCCCCGCGGCGGCGCGGGCCGAGCTGGTGAAGAAGGTCGATAACTTCATCGTCTTCATCGACCAGTCGGGGTCGATGTCGCAGAAGTACGCCAAGACCGGCAAGAAAAAGATCGAGCTGGCCCTGGAGCAGGTAAAGGGGCTGGACAAGGCCATCCCCGAGCTGGGCTACCAGGGTTCGGTCGCCCTCTCCTCCCCGCAGCAGACCCTGAGCCCCGTGGCGGTCTTCAAATCCGGCGCCCTGGCCTCGGTGGCTTCGGCGGTGGACAGCGACTTCTACATCTTCGGCCGCGAGACCAGCCTGGGTGACGACCTGGGGACCCTGGCGCCCACCCTCAACGGCTTTTCCGGCCGCACCGCCCTGGTGCTGTTCACCGACGGCGACAACAACGCCGGAACCGACCCGGTGGCGGTGGCCAGCGAGCTCTACAACCGCTACGGCAAGCAGCTCTGCATCCACGTGGTCAGCTACGCCGACGAGGACAACGGCAAGCAGATCATCGAGAAGCTGCGCGCCATCTCCGACTGCACGGTGGTGGCCGACGGCAACTCGCTGGCCGCGGAGCCGGCCATGGCCCAGTTCGCCAGGGACGTCTTCTACGGCGAGGGCGCCCCGGTGATCGGCGACGCCGACGGCGACGGGGTGCTCGACGACCGCGACAAGTGTCCGGACACCATCCGCGGGTCGATCGTCGACGCTGACGGCTGCGCCGTCAAGTACACCCTGCAGATCGAGTTCGACTTCGACAAATCCGACATCCGCGCCCAGTACCGCAAGGAGATCGCCAAGGCGGCGGAGTTCATCAAGCGCTACCCCCAGGTGAAGATCCTGGTCGCCGGCCACACCGACAACACCGGCAGCCCCGAGTACAACAAGGGGCTCTCCATGCGCCGGGCCCAGGCGCTCAAGGACTACCTGGTGAAAAACTTCGGCATCAGCCCCGGCCTGCTCTTCCCCCGCGGCTACGGCGAGACCCGCCCGGTGGCCAGCAACAAGACCAAGGACGGCCGGCAGAAAAACCGCCGGGTGGAGTTCATCTGCAGCACCGAGATTCAGCCGGACAAGTAA
- a CDS encoding YbeD family protein: protein MADTPTEQLQMEFPCDFAFKAFGPNGPEFAERVRQAVAGTVDVSMDALKVRPSSQGKYQCVTVLVLLHSKQQLHAIYAALRKVEGLVYLV from the coding sequence ATGGCGGATACCCCGACCGAGCAGCTGCAGATGGAATTCCCCTGCGATTTCGCCTTCAAGGCCTTCGGCCCCAACGGCCCGGAGTTCGCCGAGCGGGTCCGACAAGCCGTGGCCGGCACCGTCGATGTCAGCATGGACGCGCTCAAGGTGCGCCCCAGCAGCCAAGGCAAGTACCAGTGCGTGACCGTCCTGGTGCTGCTGCACAGCAAGCAACAGCTGCACGCCATCTACGCCGCGCTGCGCAAGGTCGAGGGCCTGGTCTACCTGGTCTGA
- a CDS encoding M16 family metallopeptidase codes for MIRKSTLDNGIRVVTEQVAGVHSATVGAWVETGSRHETPEQNGISHFVEHMLFKGTERRSAKDIAREIDSVGGVLNAFTGREFSCYYAKVLSPRLPLAIDLLADIALHSLFDLDELEKERKVILQEIYMVEDAPEDLVHDLFTQNFWPGHPLGRPILGSRESVGSLSRGDLVRFVEQRYRGGNILICAAGELEHERVLEQVGEFFAGLGGGVAPGLTQAPVCQRGVDIIEKDLEQVHLCLGSSALPQNHPDRFALHLLNNILGGSMSSRLFQSIREDLGLAYSTYSYLNCHSDTGSLVLYAGTSPEEARSVLHLMLKELRRLTTELVSEQELQATQEQLKGHLLLSLESTDNRMTRLARNELYLGKNPPLREVVQGFEKVTREDILRLGQSLFRDEQLHLQVVGKLPQADITPLDLTVG; via the coding sequence ATGATCCGGAAGTCTACCCTCGATAACGGCATACGGGTCGTGACCGAACAGGTTGCCGGGGTTCACTCGGCAACCGTCGGCGCGTGGGTCGAAACCGGCTCGCGCCACGAAACCCCTGAGCAGAACGGCATATCCCACTTCGTGGAGCATATGCTGTTCAAGGGGACCGAACGGCGCAGCGCCAAGGATATCGCCCGGGAGATCGATTCGGTCGGTGGAGTGCTCAATGCCTTCACCGGCCGCGAGTTCAGCTGCTACTACGCCAAGGTGCTCTCGCCGCGGCTGCCGCTGGCCATCGACCTGCTGGCCGATATCGCCCTCCATTCGCTCTTCGACCTCGACGAGTTGGAGAAGGAGCGCAAGGTCATCCTCCAGGAAATCTACATGGTGGAGGATGCGCCCGAGGACCTGGTTCACGACCTGTTCACCCAGAACTTCTGGCCGGGGCACCCCCTGGGGCGCCCCATCCTCGGCTCCCGGGAGTCGGTGGGCAGCCTCTCCCGGGGCGACCTGGTGCGCTTCGTCGAGCAGCGCTACCGGGGCGGTAACATCCTGATCTGCGCCGCCGGCGAGCTGGAGCACGAGAGGGTTCTCGAGCAGGTCGGCGAGTTCTTTGCCGGCCTCGGCGGCGGGGTCGCCCCCGGTCTGACCCAGGCCCCGGTCTGCCAGCGCGGGGTCGATATCATCGAAAAGGACCTCGAGCAGGTCCACCTCTGCCTGGGCAGCAGCGCCCTGCCCCAGAACCACCCCGACCGCTTCGCCCTGCACCTGCTCAACAACATCCTTGGCGGCAGCATGAGCTCGCGGCTGTTCCAGTCCATCCGCGAGGACCTGGGGCTCGCCTATTCCACCTACAGCTACCTGAACTGCCACTCGGACACCGGATCGCTGGTGCTTTACGCCGGCACCTCCCCCGAGGAGGCGCGCAGCGTGCTGCACCTGATGCTCAAGGAACTGCGGCGGCTGACGACCGAGCTGGTCTCCGAGCAGGAGTTGCAGGCCACCCAGGAGCAGCTCAAGGGGCACCTGCTGCTCTCCCTGGAGAGCACCGACAACCGGATGACCCGGCTGGCCAGAAACGAGCTCTATCTGGGCAAGAACCCGCCGCTGCGCGAGGTGGTCCAGGGGTTCGAAAAGGTCACCCGGGAGGACATCCTGCGCCTGGGCCAGTCCCTGTTCCGGGACGAGCAGCTGCACCTGCAGGTGGTCGGCAAGCTGCCCCAGGCGGATATTACTCCGTTGGATTTGACTGTGGGGTGA
- the dut gene encoding dUTP diphosphatase, translating into MDAIRIDIKKLRPAALLPRYMTELAAGMDLFACLENPIVLAAGERVLVPTGIALAIPAGFEGQVRPRSGLALRQGVTLVNSPGTIDADYRGEVGVIVINHGSEPVTISSGDRIAQLVIAPVRRALLAEVESLDATAREGGGFGHTGVNGG; encoded by the coding sequence ATGGACGCGATCAGGATCGACATTAAAAAACTTCGCCCCGCGGCCCTGCTGCCGCGCTACATGACCGAGCTGGCGGCCGGCATGGACCTGTTTGCCTGCCTGGAGAATCCCATCGTCCTCGCGGCCGGCGAGCGGGTGCTGGTTCCGACGGGAATCGCCCTGGCCATCCCGGCCGGTTTCGAAGGCCAGGTCCGGCCCCGCTCCGGGCTGGCGCTCAGGCAGGGGGTGACCCTGGTCAACTCGCCCGGGACCATCGACGCGGATTACCGCGGCGAGGTCGGGGTGATCGTCATCAATCACGGCTCCGAGCCCGTCACCATCAGCTCCGGAGACCGCATCGCCCAGCTGGTGATCGCGCCGGTGCGCCGCGCCCTGCTCGCCGAGGTCGAGTCTCTCGACGCCACCGCCCGCGAGGGCGGGGGGTTCGGCCACACCGGGGTCAACGGGGGCTGA
- a CDS encoding four helix bundle suffix domain-containing protein: MTTGFIPPHGGYRNLLSYRKAEIVYDATVYFCDRFIDRRSRTHDQMVQAARSGKQNIIEGSMASGTSKEFEIKLTNVARASLEELLADYRDFLRTRGMSEWTRDHPYTRRLRELNRQPNADFETFRRGIENDDPEISANVIIGMIRVTSYLLDKQLKHLEQAFIKEGGLRERMTRARIYERKKSGN; this comes from the coding sequence ATGACCACAGGTTTTATTCCGCCCCATGGCGGCTACAGGAATCTGCTTTCCTACCGAAAAGCCGAGATCGTCTATGATGCCACGGTTTATTTCTGCGACAGATTCATCGATCGGCGCAGCCGCACCCATGACCAGATGGTGCAGGCGGCCCGTTCAGGTAAGCAGAACATCATCGAGGGCAGCATGGCTTCCGGCACTTCCAAAGAATTTGAGATCAAACTGACCAATGTGGCGCGGGCCAGCCTTGAAGAATTGTTGGCCGATTATCGCGATTTCCTCCGGACCCGCGGAATGAGTGAATGGACCAGGGACCATCCCTACACCCGACGCCTTCGGGAACTCAACCGGCAGCCGAACGCCGATTTCGAAACTTTTCGGCGGGGCATAGAGAACGACGATCCGGAAATATCCGCCAATGTGATCATCGGCATGATTCGAGTGACCAGTTACCTTCTGGATAAACAGTTGAAACATCTGGAACAGGCGTTTATCAAAGAAGGCGGACTGCGGGAGCGCATGACCAGGGCCCGGATCTACGAAAGAAAGAAAAGCGGGAATTGA
- a CDS encoding S41 family peptidase, with protein sequence MAPEPGIRRRAAGRSRSLLLGWLVGAALALSGVTAAFGGEFGGVGLQVVPTVRGELVVLNVLPGSSAALAGLKPGDLILRVDDFPLEGSDFSEVVSRYLWGEVGTSLVLDYLRPGEAGFRSARLRREPLSGEPAALPGVKTLQPQP encoded by the coding sequence ATGGCTCCTGAACCCGGCATCCGCCGCCGGGCGGCCGGCCGGAGCCGGTCGCTGCTGCTTGGCTGGCTGGTGGGCGCCGCCCTCGCGCTGAGCGGCGTTACGGCGGCATTTGGCGGGGAGTTCGGCGGGGTGGGGCTGCAGGTGGTTCCCACGGTGCGCGGCGAACTGGTGGTGCTCAACGTGCTGCCCGGCAGCTCCGCCGCGCTGGCCGGGCTCAAGCCCGGCGACCTGATCCTGCGGGTGGACGATTTTCCCCTCGAGGGGAGCGACTTCTCCGAGGTGGTCTCCCGCTACCTGTGGGGCGAGGTGGGGACCAGCCTGGTTCTGGATTACCTGCGCCCCGGCGAGGCCGGCTTCCGCTCGGCCAGGCTGCGCCGCGAGCCGCTCTCCGGCGAACCGGCGGCCCTGCCCGGGGTCAAGACGCTTCAGCCCCAACCCTGA
- a CDS encoding L-threonylcarbamoyladenylate synthase, protein MLLSINPDNPQPRLIKRIVECLKQGGVIAYPTDTTYGIGCDIFNKKGVKKIYQIKQRDPRKPFSFICSDLSDVANYAQVSNFAFKIMKRHLPGPYTFVLEATRVVPDLLTTKQKTVGIRIPQNPIALAIVQELGHPLVTTSANISGEESIGDPQEIENSLGRMLDYVVDGGILMGDPSTVISLIDDQIEVLRQGSGDTSWIHGS, encoded by the coding sequence ATGCTGCTGTCCATCAATCCCGATAATCCCCAACCCCGCCTGATCAAGCGGATTGTCGAGTGCCTCAAGCAGGGGGGGGTGATTGCCTACCCCACCGATACCACCTACGGCATCGGCTGCGACATTTTCAACAAGAAGGGGGTCAAAAAGATCTACCAGATCAAGCAGCGCGACCCGCGCAAGCCCTTCTCCTTCATCTGCTCGGATCTTTCGGATGTGGCCAACTATGCGCAGGTGAGCAACTTCGCCTTCAAGATCATGAAGCGCCACCTGCCCGGCCCCTACACCTTCGTGCTGGAGGCGACCCGGGTGGTGCCCGACCTGCTGACCACCAAGCAGAAGACGGTCGGCATCCGCATCCCGCAGAACCCCATCGCTCTGGCCATCGTCCAGGAACTCGGCCACCCGCTGGTCACCACCAGCGCCAACATCTCCGGCGAGGAATCCATCGGCGACCCCCAGGAGATCGAAAACTCCCTGGGGCGGATGCTCGACTACGTGGTGGACGGCGGAATCCTCATGGGGGACCCCTCCACGGTGATCAGCCTGATTGACGACCAGATCGAGGTGCTGCGCCAGGGCAGCGGCGATACCTCCTGGATCCATGGCTCCTGA
- a CDS encoding nucleotidyltransferase family protein — MATQDREQVLAFLRAHKNELQTRFGVIRLGLVGSYARDEARDESDIDIVVSLNSDNTFRSFFGLLHFLQDNLQARIDLATEASLKPQVRDSILKDIRYV; from the coding sequence ATGGCGACACAGGACAGAGAGCAGGTTCTTGCATTCCTTCGTGCGCATAAAAACGAACTGCAAACTCGCTTCGGCGTTATCCGTCTCGGGTTGGTCGGCAGTTACGCCCGCGATGAGGCCAGGGACGAAAGCGATATCGATATTGTCGTCAGTCTGAACAGTGACAACACTTTTCGCAGCTTTTTCGGGCTCCTGCATTTCCTTCAGGACAATCTCCAGGCCCGCATCGACCTGGCGACCGAAGCCAGTCTAAAACCCCAAGTCAGGGATTCCATCCTGAAGGACATTCGTTATGTATAA
- a CDS encoding cytochrome-c peroxidase — protein MKKSILLSAAMLLAAASWSWAVESPNVELGKKLYEWQGLGSNGKSCSSCHPGGKGLEEISAYDDGMLMEMINFCIRDALKGEMLAPQSQELESMLLYLRSLPGK, from the coding sequence ATGAAAAAATCGATCCTGCTGAGCGCGGCCATGCTGCTCGCCGCAGCGTCCTGGAGCTGGGCGGTGGAGTCGCCGAATGTGGAATTGGGCAAAAAGCTCTACGAATGGCAGGGGCTGGGGAGCAACGGCAAGAGCTGTTCGAGCTGCCACCCCGGGGGGAAGGGCCTGGAGGAGATTTCGGCCTACGACGACGGGATGCTCATGGAGATGATCAACTTCTGCATCCGCGACGCTCTCAAGGGCGAGATGCTCGCCCCCCAGTCGCAGGAGCTGGAATCGATGCTGCTCTACCTGCGCAGCCTGCCCGGAAAGTAA
- a CDS encoding (deoxy)nucleoside triphosphate pyrophosphohydrolase, which translates to MVNVRKHLHVTCAIIEHDGHVLAAQRSAEMSLPLKWEFPGGKIDPGESPEECLRRELMEEMAIAVNVGKKLPASTHQYPKFAVTLHPFLCSIESGEIVLHEHAAITWLPPEELHTLDWAEADLPIIEAYLEAYGAIAR; encoded by the coding sequence ATTGTGAACGTTCGCAAGCATTTGCACGTCACCTGCGCCATCATCGAACACGACGGCCATGTCCTGGCTGCCCAGCGAAGCGCCGAGATGAGCTTGCCGCTCAAATGGGAATTCCCCGGTGGCAAGATCGATCCGGGGGAGTCACCGGAGGAATGCCTTCGCCGTGAATTAATGGAAGAGATGGCGATTGCGGTGAATGTGGGGAAAAAACTTCCAGCGAGTACTCATCAATATCCCAAATTCGCGGTCACGCTCCATCCGTTTCTCTGCTCCATCGAGTCGGGCGAGATCGTTCTCCACGAACACGCCGCCATTACCTGGCTGCCGCCGGAGGAGCTGCACACGCTGGACTGGGCCGAAGCCGATTTACCCATTATCGAAGCATATCTTGAGGCATACGGGGCAATCGCACGATGA
- a CDS encoding HNH endonuclease, whose amino-acid sequence MPLGSKGLIAYPFYHLESDGFWQLLAKPGAEIVPGKVISSLSRLRDLYLGASLDEELWALLLQRESRERLRAVLIGSYFAPEIGVMLAEQGRVNYEAKRYSDKLLEAAEELGDYAKKVGGGEHGRRVRDQGFRKAIVGLYQHRCALCGLRMLTPEGHTAVDAAHIHPWSESGNDHPTNGLALCRLCHWGFDEGLMSVGRKYEVLISSQVRGGNNFPGHVLTLSERGIFRPEEGRFWPSQECLAWHRGKVLRR is encoded by the coding sequence ATGCCCCTGGGGAGCAAGGGGCTTATCGCCTATCCCTTTTACCACCTGGAGAGCGACGGCTTCTGGCAGCTTCTCGCCAAGCCTGGCGCCGAGATCGTGCCGGGGAAGGTCATCAGCTCTCTGAGCCGCTTGCGGGATCTTTACCTGGGCGCTTCTCTGGATGAAGAGCTCTGGGCGCTTCTGCTGCAACGGGAATCGCGGGAGCGATTGCGGGCGGTTCTGATCGGGAGCTATTTCGCCCCCGAGATCGGGGTGATGCTGGCCGAGCAAGGGAGGGTGAACTACGAGGCCAAGAGGTACAGCGACAAGCTGCTTGAGGCTGCCGAGGAGTTGGGCGATTACGCCAAGAAGGTCGGCGGCGGCGAGCATGGCCGCAGGGTGCGCGACCAGGGGTTCCGCAAGGCGATCGTCGGTCTCTACCAGCACCGCTGCGCTCTATGCGGCCTGAGGATGCTAACCCCCGAGGGACATACCGCGGTGGACGCGGCGCACATTCACCCCTGGAGCGAGAGCGGCAACGATCATCCGACCAACGGGCTGGCGCTTTGCCGCCTCTGCCATTGGGGGTTCGACGAGGGGCTGATGAGCGTTGGGCGCAAGTACGAAGTGCTTATCTCCAGCCAGGTTAGGGGTGGGAACAATTTCCCAGGGCATGTTCTGACCCTTTCGGAGCGGGGGATTTTCAGGCCGGAGGAGGGGAGGTTCTGGCCGAGTCAGGAGTGTTTGGCTTGGCATCGGGGGAAGGTTTTGCGGCGGTGA
- a CDS encoding DUF3427 domain-containing protein, which translates to MRDVAQGIYEELFDEFLRDALARHPELRTVFGKLDPEEEPTRYAAFVARVIEQALRLETDSATRLELCNQLIALIAGRERASHLAGRQLLPAEKSLLLEITPAHYARQGMPRPKTPLAESSLFTGSPKEPQLVHELQAEMRSADGVDILVSFIKWTGLRLLMPAFEELRGRNVPVRVITTSYMGASDATAVEWLARLPNVQVRVSYDTDRTRLHAKAYHFQRHSGFSTAYIGSANMSQAAITSGLEWNLKVTAQDMPHILEKFAAEFETYWNSREFVPFDPDQPEPLREAIRRASQRGTAIPTVFFDLRPHPFQERILDALEAERKAHGHWRNLVIAATGTGKTVVAAFDYRRFYEERRGQARLLFVAHRREILEQSVATFRNVLRRADFGELLVGPYQAERLDHLFCSVDMLRSRQLWQQVGADFYDYIVIDEAHHGTADSYRPIFDRFQPQILLGLTATPERMDGQSVAADFANRFAAEIRLPEALEEKLLCPFHYFGVADPVALDADHFWRNGRYDVQALENVYTGTHALAEQRLRVVTEALLRYEPDLSLVRGIGFCVSVEHARFMAERFTRQGIASAALVGATGNEQRTELLRDFREGRLTFIFACDVFNEGLDVPEVNTVLFLRPTESLTVFLQQLGRGLRHAPGKECLTVLDFVGQAHRRYRLDSKLKALLPKTRFAIDREVELDFPHLPAGCSIQLDRLARDVVLTNIRENLKNLKLQIPERLQTFEQEAKQPLTFGNFVRYHDYEPETLVVRETWSQWKARARLETPPNDPDLAQLKPALVRAAGMTGPREIVRLRRVLGQLRQSNVPGALAEAGEAALPIHYRLWGKPGSDRGIASLDESFSRLSANPSILKDLDEVLAWADDETRITGDLADLPFSCPLELHAQYGSVDILAALGMANLESAGQRGVGVVHCRELRAYVLLVTVQKTEREFSPSTMYADYPISRELLHWESQSNTTQASEAGQNLINHAQRGYTILVFARDVKKRNGVTVPFTYLGPAERVSFEGERPIKMVWRLRHAMPAEMFEGNRRGG; encoded by the coding sequence ATGAGGGATGTCGCCCAAGGCATATACGAAGAGCTTTTTGATGAGTTTCTTCGCGATGCCCTGGCCCGGCATCCGGAGCTCAGAACCGTTTTCGGCAAGCTCGACCCTGAAGAGGAGCCGACGCGCTACGCCGCCTTTGTCGCCAGGGTCATCGAGCAGGCCCTGCGGCTGGAAACCGACTCGGCCACCCGCCTTGAGCTGTGTAATCAACTGATCGCGTTGATAGCCGGCAGGGAAAGAGCCTCGCACTTAGCCGGCCGGCAACTCCTTCCCGCCGAAAAATCTCTCCTCCTCGAAATCACCCCAGCCCATTACGCCCGCCAGGGCATGCCTCGCCCCAAGACGCCACTGGCCGAAAGCAGCCTCTTCACCGGCTCCCCCAAGGAACCCCAGCTTGTCCACGAATTGCAGGCCGAAATGCGCTCCGCCGACGGGGTGGACATCCTGGTGTCGTTCATCAAGTGGACCGGCTTGCGTCTGCTGATGCCGGCTTTTGAGGAACTGCGCGGACGCAACGTGCCGGTGCGGGTCATCACCACCTCCTACATGGGCGCTTCGGATGCTACGGCGGTGGAATGGCTGGCCCGGCTCCCCAATGTCCAAGTGCGGGTCTCCTATGACACGGACCGGACCCGGCTGCACGCCAAGGCCTACCATTTCCAACGGCATAGCGGCTTTTCGACCGCCTACATCGGCTCGGCCAACATGTCGCAGGCGGCGATCACCAGCGGCCTGGAGTGGAACCTCAAGGTGACCGCCCAGGACATGCCGCACATTCTGGAGAAATTCGCCGCCGAATTCGAGACCTACTGGAACAGCCGGGAGTTTGTCCCTTTCGATCCGGATCAGCCTGAGCCGCTGCGGGAAGCGATTCGGCGGGCCAGCCAGCGGGGGACCGCGATCCCCACCGTCTTCTTCGATCTTCGCCCCCATCCCTTTCAGGAGCGCATTCTTGATGCTCTGGAAGCCGAGCGCAAGGCCCATGGGCACTGGCGAAACTTGGTGATTGCCGCCACCGGTACCGGCAAGACGGTGGTGGCGGCTTTTGATTATCGGCGTTTTTACGAGGAGAGGAGAGGGCAGGCCCGATTGCTCTTCGTCGCCCACCGGCGCGAGATTCTGGAGCAGTCCGTTGCCACCTTCCGCAATGTGTTGCGCCGCGCCGACTTCGGTGAGCTCCTCGTCGGGCCGTATCAGGCCGAGCGCCTGGATCATCTTTTTTGCTCCGTGGACATGCTGCGCAGCCGCCAGCTCTGGCAGCAGGTGGGGGCGGATTTCTACGATTACATCGTCATCGACGAAGCCCATCACGGCACCGCCGACAGCTACCGCCCCATCTTCGACCGCTTTCAGCCGCAGATCCTCCTCGGCCTGACCGCCACGCCCGAGCGCATGGACGGCCAAAGCGTAGCCGCCGATTTCGCCAACCGCTTCGCTGCCGAGATTCGACTCCCGGAAGCGCTGGAAGAGAAACTCCTCTGCCCCTTCCACTACTTCGGCGTGGCCGACCCAGTCGCCCTGGATGCCGACCACTTCTGGCGCAATGGCCGGTACGATGTCCAAGCGCTGGAGAACGTCTATACCGGCACCCATGCCCTGGCCGAGCAGCGACTGCGCGTTGTCACCGAAGCGCTCCTGCGCTATGAACCCGACCTGTCCCTGGTGCGGGGGATCGGCTTCTGTGTCTCTGTTGAGCATGCCCGCTTCATGGCCGAACGGTTCACCCGACAGGGGATCGCCTCGGCGGCCCTCGTCGGCGCGACGGGGAACGAGCAGCGGACAGAACTCCTGCGGGATTTCCGGGAGGGGCGGCTGACCTTCATCTTCGCCTGCGACGTCTTCAACGAAGGTCTCGATGTGCCGGAGGTCAACACGGTCCTCTTCCTGAGGCCGACCGAGAGCCTGACAGTCTTCCTTCAGCAACTCGGGCGTGGGCTGCGCCATGCGCCGGGGAAGGAGTGTCTGACCGTCCTCGACTTCGTCGGGCAAGCGCACCGGCGCTACCGCCTCGACAGCAAACTGAAGGCGCTTTTGCCGAAAACTCGCTTCGCTATCGACCGCGAGGTGGAGCTCGATTTCCCTCATCTTCCCGCCGGTTGCTCCATCCAGCTCGACCGCCTTGCTCGGGACGTCGTCCTCACCAACATCCGCGAGAATTTAAAAAATCTCAAGCTGCAGATTCCGGAAAGGCTACAGACTTTCGAGCAGGAGGCAAAGCAACCGCTGACCTTTGGTAATTTCGTGCGCTATCACGATTACGAGCCGGAAACGCTGGTGGTGCGGGAAACCTGGTCGCAGTGGAAAGCCCGGGCCAGACTCGAAACGCCACCCAACGACCCTGACCTCGCCCAGCTTAAGCCGGCCCTGGTGCGTGCCGCCGGGATGACTGGTCCGCGGGAAATCGTCCGGCTCCGGCGCGTCCTCGGACAGCTCCGACAGTCGAACGTCCCGGGGGCGCTGGCCGAGGCAGGGGAAGCGGCCCTGCCGATCCATTACCGGCTTTGGGGGAAACCCGGCTCCGATCGTGGGATCGCCAGCCTCGATGAATCCTTCTCCCGGCTTTCCGCGAACCCCTCTATCCTTAAAGACCTGGACGAAGTGTTGGCCTGGGCCGATGACGAAACCCGCATCACCGGCGACCTTGCCGATTTGCCTTTTTCCTGCCCCCTGGAACTCCATGCCCAATACGGCAGCGTCGATATTCTGGCGGCCCTGGGAATGGCAAACCTTGAATCCGCCGGGCAGAGAGGGGTGGGGGTGGTCCACTGCCGGGAGCTCAGGGCTTATGTCCTGCTCGTCACCGTCCAGAAGACGGAGCGGGAATTTTCGCCGAGTACGATGTACGCCGACTACCCGATCAGCCGGGAGCTGCTGCACTGGGAATCCCAGTCCAATACGACCCAAGCGAGCGAGGCAGGGCAGAACTTGATTAACCATGCGCAGCGGGGCTATACGATTTTGGTGTTTGCCCGGGATGTAAAGAAGAGGAACGGGGTGACGGTGCCGTTTACCTACCTCGGCCCGGCTGAGCGGGTCAGCTTTGAGGGGGAGAGGCCGATCAAGATGGTTTGGCGGTTGCGGCATGCGATGCCGGCGGAGATGTTTGAGGGGAATCGGAGGGGTGGGTGA